In Struthio camelus isolate bStrCam1 chromosome 20, bStrCam1.hap1, whole genome shotgun sequence, the DNA window GGTTAGTCTTGGCCGACACTGGCCCATGTCTCTCTCTTCTGCCATGGCCAGACCCAGCACTGTCTGCGCCACAGGGATACCTACACCCCTGCAGCTGCAATGCCCTGGAGAGTGCTGTGTTTCCCCAGGGAACATGGGCTGGGTGCTGTGTCCACCCTCCTGGCATGGGGCAGGATAGAGCTGTGATGAAGCAGCACTCGGAGGAGCAGATCCCCTCGGAAGGTGGCAGGTCACCACAGCAGATGACAGGTCCCCACGGTGGGTGGCAGGTTCCCCACAGCAGGTGATAGGTCCCCCTGCTGGTTGGCAGATCCCCCAAAGTGAGTGGCTGATCCTCCATGGTGGGTGGCAGGTCCCCACTGTGGCTGGCAGATCCTCTGGAGGGGGGCAGCTCCCCATGGCGAGTGACAGGTCCCCATGATGGCTGGCATATCCAGATGGTGGGTAGCAGATACTCTGTGGTGGCTGGCAGGTCCCCACAGTGGGTGGCAGGTCCCCATGGTGGGTGGCAGTTCCCCCGGGAGGGTGGAAAGTCCCCATGATGGGTAGCAGATCACCCATAGCGGGTAGCAGGTCCCCATGGTGAGTGGCCAGTCCCCACAAAGCCATGGGTAGCAGGTCCCCATGGCTTTCTCAACCTCCACTGGTGAGTGCTCGTCACAGTTTGCAGGGACATGGCACATCATGGCTGCCGTTTCCAACTGCCCAGTGTTCCTGAGCATGAAGGATAAGATGAAGTCATCCATCATCGTCACTAACTTCACACCGGAGGGCAACCTGGCTATGAAGGTTATTTTCCCCATGTAAGTGCCTGGTGCTGCCTGGATGCTGTGGGTAGAGTGGTCCTCCTGCTCTGCCATGGTGCCTGCAGCATCCTGCTAGGGCTGGGGACTCTCCTCCTGACAAAGGCAGTTGGAAGGGGAGCACTCTCCCTACAGATCCTAGAGCCCGCAGTGCCCTGCGGTGCCCAATCCTGCCTCCACACTGGCATATCCCCACAGCCAGGCCAGGCTTACCTCTCCATCAGGCACCCCACTACCCCCAGCATGACTTtgagctgcatctgctgtttcaatttttccttttcaggtcaGATGAATGCAAAAAGCTTGAGCTGTTcttccagcaaagtgggcaggccGGGCACTACATCGACACAGGTACGTGTGTGCAGGGAGACTGGTGTGATGGACTCTGCTCTTGGCCTCTGGCTGGCTGCCTCTGTGGCACCCTCAAAACCAAGAATAAGTAGCCCAAGCCTTCTCCATGCTCTCAGGGAGCAAGTGAGAGCTGGGTTTGGCCCTTCCGCCTCCATCACTTGGCAAGAGGTTGTACTGCAAGTGGGCACCTGGGCAAGCCAATATATACTCAAAGAGCTACTGGCTCAGAGATGGCATTCTCCTTTTTTGCACAGTGAAAGGGCAAACTGAGGGCCAGGGCCTCAAGCTGTGAGTCCTATCTGACCTCTGTGCAGCTTGTATAGCATCTGGGAGCCAAGGGAGTGCATGAGGTTGTGCCACATTGCCTGGCTGAGCATCATCTGGGGtctttttagcagcagaagagaagcGGGACCTGCGTGTGATGGAGACGGACTATGATCACTACGCCATTGTATACACCGTCAAGGAGAgtgacagggagcccagcaccacacTGCAGCTCTACAGTGAGTTTGGGAGTGGGGACAGGTGCCTCAGCTCTCCAAGGCCAAAGCAAGACGTGGCCACCAGTGAGTGGCAGAGGCAGGGCTCCCCACTGCCATCCACTGCCACCACATCAGCACTGAACTTTCTAGCACCAAGGCACATGCAGGAAATTCATTTTGGTATGAATGAAACTTTGCATCAAAAATATCCCCCTGTTATCCTGTTTCGAATCAAATCCCCTCCTGCAGTGTTTCAGTCTGGCTGCAAACCCCCATAATATACCAGTTGTACTGAGCTTCTGAGGTTGGAGCATCAGGCAACTCACATCCACCCATGCATCCTGGTGACTACCTCTCACGCATGGGTCCCAGGCTGTTGTGAGCTCCAGCCAGTGCTTACTCATCTTGCCTGCCTTGTAAGCCCTGCTAGTGGCTCTCATGGGCGGGTGGGCAGATGGCCCCCCAACCAAGCAAGTGGGCTGTCCATGCAGAGGGGTTTGTGTCCTTTTTCTGTCAGCCCAAGGCAACGATGGGATGGCCAGAACAACATCCAGTGTCCATCGCGTGGCTGCATTTCTCCGTTGCTTTATCactgcttgttttttcttctctggaaTCCCATCCCTGCACTCATGGGAGCTGGGCCCTGCATGTCCAGCTTGCCACCAGACCACCAGCTCATCAACTTTGCCTTTCCTTTGGGTTTCTGTCTGCAGCGAGGGGGCAGGATGTGGACCCCCAGCTCCTGAAGAAGTTCAAAGAGCTCTACCCCACCATGGGCCTTACTGATGACATGCTGGTGGTCATGCCAAAGTCGGGTGAGtgccagcagggcaggcagggagacACGTATCCCCTCTGTGCGAGGATGCTCTCCAAGAGGGCCAGCTCTTCAGGGGAACAGTCTTGCCATGTGTCTCCGGGATCATCTGCCACGCTGTGGCAGTggggtgggcacagggctgggaggGGCTCAGGACACCATTtatggcagagaggaggcagcatGTTTagacctcttttttcctttttaacagatGAGTGCACCCAGGCTGTCAGGTGAGTGTGACCAGGAGAAAGTGGGTCTCCATCCCAGCACGGTCTGGGCTGAGCAGGGACTCACGACCTCCTGAGGtgccccctgcctgcctcagagTGCTGCTCCTGCATACTTGAGTCAGGGAAGGGCCTTTCTCCAAGGAAAACATCAAGATTTTCagcaaaatgttaaagaaaagcaCATGAAGTGAAATTGTTCTGGTGTTTCACAGGAGGTACCCTGAGGACATGGTGCAGTGGGCagggcagcccaggtcctgggcTGGTGATGATCCCCTTGCCTGCAGGTCCCCACAGGAGCTGTGCTCCTTGGGAAGAACCCTAGAGTGGCGTTTGGGAGCACAGGGGGGCCAAGCACCCTTCCCATGAGGTCCCATGTATTGCCAGCTTTCCCCCAGCCAAGAGCAGGGGTTTTTGGCGAAACAAGGACAAGCTGCCAGCCCCCAAGAACCTCAGCCCCAGGATGGACACTGATTTGGTCTGGGCTTGCAGGAGAATGAGGCCTGGGATGGAAAAGTCCTGGGATGCCTTAAGGACCTTGGCTCCACTGCAGCGAGAGGGTGGTGCCCAGCTTTCCCCAACACCTATTAGTGCTGTTGCCTCTAACCACTCATCTAACTGTCCTGCCTTCCAGCAACTGAAGGCAAATGGATGCCCTCCAGACCTTGTGGAAACCAggctctgctcccctcctccacagtgccccttcctttcctccctggcTGGGTTCTGCCAGACCTGCTGCTCCCACGAGGACCACACTTCTCCCTCCTGAATAAATAGGTGCAGAAGCTTCCCAAGAGCTTGATGTATTTATTGGGGATTGTAggaggggctgccagggtctTCCTGGACAAGACCTTTCCACTCAGCACCACAGGGACATTtggtgtatgggggggggggctccttcccTGCACTGTTTACAGAGCCCAGGATGGGGATGATGGGAGAGCAGAGGCTGGGGAAGGTGCAGTGGGGCATCTGCTGAGGGTGCGGGCAGAGAAGAAATGAGCAACTGGGATGAATAAGGATTCATGCAGCTCGGATGGTGGGTTGGATCAAGCAAGCAAcctgcccagctctgcctgccctggCCTGGCTCTTGGTAGGCAGCTCTTCCCTAGGACATCCAGGTCTCTAatcagcccctgccccagccagccTTGGGCCCATCTGGCTGGGGCAGAACAGACCGAGGTGTGAGTGCTGCCGCACCATGACTGCCCAGGAAAAGTACACAGAGGGAATGGGACCTCCATGCCTGCCTCCTGGCCCCTTTGGCATCCCCATCTACCTGCTGCTCAAGGTAGAGTCATGCTGCAATGAGCCCCAAAGACACGCAAGGCCCTTCCTCCACCCCCCTCTGCTCCCATACTGGGACATGCCAGCCACCTACCGCCAATGCAGAGGGGAGACAATCCCCTGGCTGCCCCACTATCCCCACTCCCCAAGCAACGGTCACCAAGGAGTGGGAGTCCCTTGGTGTCTggccaggagctgcagggaagcagTGTGGACCCTTTCAAGGAAGCCATGGCCCCAGGAGTCCATCTGAGCCAGGTCTTGGGAGCACAGGAGACAACACACCCCGGGGTGGAGGTGATGCACTCCCACAGTGACACAAAGCCCTTCTTCTGCCTATGCTGCTCAGGGTCTGTCTGCCTTCAAGGAGCCTGAATGCTCCTGAGCTGGTAGGTGCGCCCACATGGGCACAACAGGGTCAGGTCGTGCCACCAAAGTATTGGCACCAGGATTTGGGTGCGGAGGTACCCCTGG includes these proteins:
- the LOC104139745 gene encoding lipocalin-15-like isoform X3 codes for the protein MAFSTSTGECSSQFAGTWHIMAAVSNCPVFLSMKDKMKSSIIVTNFTPEGNLAMKVIFPMSDECKKLELFFQQSGQAGHYIDTAAEEKRDLRVMETDYDHYAIVYTVKESDREPSTTLQLYTRGQDVDPQLLKKFKELYPTMGLTDDMLVVMPKSGECQQGRQGDTYPLCARMLSKRASSSGEQSCHVSPGSSATLWQWGGHRAGRGSGHHLWQRGGSMFRPLFSFLTDECTQAVSN
- the LOC104139745 gene encoding lipocalin-15-like isoform X1, yielding MKTVLSSLALALLCLPWTQAEAPVQPGFDSEKFAGTWHIMAAVSNCPVFLSMKDKMKSSIIVTNFTPEGNLAMKVIFPMSDECKKLELFFQQSGQAGHYIDTAAEEKRDLRVMETDYDHYAIVYTVKESDREPSTTLQLYTRGQDVDPQLLKKFKELYPTMGLTDDMLVVMPKSGECQQGRQGDTYPLCARMLSKRASSSGEQSCHVSPGSSATLWQWGGHRAGRGSGHHLWQRGGSMFRPLFSFLTDECTQAVSN
- the LOC104139745 gene encoding lipocalin-15-like isoform X4, coding for MKTVLSSLALALLCLPWTQAEAPVQPGFDSEKFAGTWHIMAAVSNCPVFLSMKDKMKSSIIVTNFTPEGNLAMKVIFPMSDECKKLELFFQQSGQAGHYIDTAAEEKRDLRVMETDYDHYAIVYTVKESDREPSTTLQLYTRGQDVDPQLLKKFKELYPTMGLTDDMLVVMPKSDECTQAVSN
- the LOC104139745 gene encoding lipocalin-15-like isoform X2, which translates into the protein MKTVLSSLALALLCLPWTQAEAPVQPGFDSEKFAGTWHIMAAVSNCPVFLSMKDKMKSSIIVTNFTPEGNLAMKVIFPMSDECKKLELFFQQSGQAGHYIDTAEEKRDLRVMETDYDHYAIVYTVKESDREPSTTLQLYTRGQDVDPQLLKKFKELYPTMGLTDDMLVVMPKSGECQQGRQGDTYPLCARMLSKRASSSGEQSCHVSPGSSATLWQWGGHRAGRGSGHHLWQRGGSMFRPLFSFLTDECTQAVSN